The following proteins come from a genomic window of Triticum aestivum cultivar Chinese Spring chromosome 6A, IWGSC CS RefSeq v2.1, whole genome shotgun sequence:
- the LOC123131745 gene encoding catalase isozyme 2, with protein sequence MDPCKFRPSSSFDTKTTTTNAGQPVWNDNEALTVGPRGPILLEDYHLLEKIAHFARERIPERVVHARGASAKGFFECTHDVTGLTCADFLRAPGARTPVIVRFSTVIHERGSPETIRDPRGFAVKFYTREGNWDLLGNNFPVFFIRDGIKFPDVIHAFKPNPKSHVQEYWRVFDFLSHHPESLHTFFFLFDDVGIPTDYRHMDGFGVNTYTFVTRAGKSHYVKFHWRPTCGVSCLMDDEATLVGGKNHSHATQDLYDSIDAGNFPEWKLFVQVIDPDDEDRFDFDPLDDTKTWPEDLVPLQPVGRLVLDRNVDNFFNENEQLAFGPGLVVPGIYYSDDKMLQCRVFAYADTQRYRLGPNYLMLPVNAPKCGFKNNHYDGAMNFMHRDEEVDYYPSRHAPLRQAEPASFPVPTRPVVGRREKTRIKKENDFVQPGERYRSWAPDRQDRFVRRFADALAHPKVSHELRVIWIDFLSKCDKSCGMKVANRLNVKPSM encoded by the exons ATGGATCCCTGCAAG TTCCGGCCGTCGAGCAGCTTCGACACCAAGACGACGACGACCAACGCCGGGCAGCCGGTGTGGAACGACAACGAGGCGCTCACCGTCGGCCCGCGCGGCCCGATCTTGCTGGAGGACTACCACCTGCTGGAGAAGATCGCCCACTTCGCGCGCGAGCGCATCCCGGAGCGGGTGGTGCACGCGCGGGGCGCCTCCGCCAAGGGCTTCTTCGAGTGCACCCACGACGTGACGGGCTTGACCTGCGCCGACTTCCTCCGCGCGCCGGGGGCGCGCACGCCGGTCATCGTCCGCTTTTCCACGGTGATCCACGAGCGCGGCTCGCCGGAGACGATCCGTGACCCGCGCGGGTTCGCCGTCAAGTTCTACACGCGCGAGGGCAACTGGGACCTGCTCGGCAACAACTTCCCCGTCTTCTTCATCCGCGACGGCATCAAGTTCCCCGACGTCATCCATGCCTTCAAGCCCAACCCAAAGTCCCACGTGCAG GAGTATTGGCGCGTCTTCGACTTCCTTTCCCACCACCCGGAGAGCCtccacaccttcttcttcctcttcgacgACGTCGGCATCCCGACCGACTACCGCCACATGGACGGCTTCGGCGTCAACACCTACACCTTCGTCACCCGCGCCGGCAAGTCCCACTACGTCAAGTTCCACTGGAGGCCCACCTGCGGCGTCAGCTGCCTCATGGACGACGAGGCCACGCTCGTCGGCGGCAAGAACCACAGCCACGCCACCCAGGACCTCTACGACTCCATCGACGCCGGCAACTTCCCCGAGTGGAAGCTGTTCGTGCAGGTCATCGACCCCGACGACGAGGACCGCTTCGACTTCGACCCGCTCGACGACACCAAGACATGGCCCGAGGACCTCGTCCCCCTCCAGCCCGTCGGCCGCCTCGTGCTCGACCGCAACGTCGACAACTTCTTCAACGAGAACGAGCAGCTGGCCTTCGGCCCGGGGCTCGTCGTGCCTGGGATCTACTACTCCGACGACAAGATGCTGCAGTGCAGGGTGTTCGCCTACGCCGACACGCAGCGCTACCGCCTCGGCCCAAACTACCTGATGCTCCCCGTCAACGCGCCCAAGTGCGGCTTCAAGAACAACCACTACGACGGCGCCATGAACTTCATGCACCGCGACGAGGAGGTGGACTACTACCCGTCCCGCCACGCGCCGCTCCGGCAGGCGGAGCCGGCCAGCTTCCCTGTGCCCACGCGGCCCGTCGTCGGAAGAAGGGAGAAGACGAGGATCAAGAAGGAGAACGACTTCGTGCAGCCCGGGGAGAGGTACCGCAGCTGGGCGCCCGACCGCCAGGACAGGTTCGTGCGCCGCTTCGCCGACGCCCTCGCCCACCCCAAGGTCAGCCACGAGCTCCGCGTCATCTGGATCGACTTCCTCTCCAAG TGTGACAAGTCGTGCGGCATGAAGGTGGCGAACCGTCTCAACGTGAAGCCAAGCATGTGA